One part of the Eubalaena glacialis isolate mEubGla1 chromosome 19, mEubGla1.1.hap2.+ XY, whole genome shotgun sequence genome encodes these proteins:
- the NDUFAF8 gene encoding NADH dehydrogenase [ubiquinone] 1 alpha subcomplex assembly factor 8: MSGNGAVWGRVRSRLRAFPDRLAACGAEAAAYGRCVQASMAPGGRLRKDLCAQEFEALRSCFVAAAKKTLTGGR; this comes from the exons ATGTCGGGGAACGGAGCGGTGTGGGGTCGCGTGCGAAGCCGCCTCCGCGCCTTCCCCGACCGCCTGGCGGCCTGTGGGGCCGAG GCCGCGGCCTACGGCAGGTGCGTGCAGGCGTCCATGGCCCCGGGCGGCCGCTTGAGAAAGGATCTGTGCGCGCAGGAGTTCGAGGCCTTACGGAGCTGCTTCGTTGCCGCG GCCAAGAAGACCCTGACAGGAGGCCGTTAG